The nucleotide sequence CGTTCCATTTTATTATAGAAATCTTCTAAATATGGATTTTCAAGTACATCTTCAAATTGAGGTTCCCATTGGTAATGTTTTGCTAATAATTTGGTAAGGGTGGTTTTTCCTGCCCCTATATTTCCCGCAATGGCTACGTGCATAATTTATATTTAATGGCTAGTTAGAGTTGAAGCTCTTGAAATTAATTTAAAGTGGATAAAGATACAAGTTTTCCTGAAAAAACAACCGTGCATTGATAATAGGTAGCATCTAAATTCTTTAATAAGTTTAACAGTTGAGGTTAATTTTATACAAACTAAAATCACACTACGAATCATTAAGATATCTTACAAAAAAACAAAAAATCAATATGTACAAGTATTTAATTTTGACGGTTTTTATTGGAATATTTGGGTCTTGCAGTAATACTGATGATACAGACGATGTAATAACTCAAACTGAGGCACCAAATGTAGTGGGAACAAAATATGCTGTAAGTAAGAATAATTTTATGGAAACCTATTCCACATTTTTAGAATCGCTCAATTCGAACGATGCTATAACCATAGTTGCAGAGGTAGATCATTCATCAAACGCTAGTTCTATAGGAAGTGTACTTAATCCTATAAGAATTGTTTTCTTTGGAAATCCTGCACTTGGAACTCCTTTAATGCAAAAGAATCAATTAGCAGGATTAGATCTTCCACAAAAGGTTTTATTTATTCAAAATTCTGCAGATTCTGTTTACGTTATTTATAACAGCGCTCAATATTTAGAGTCTAGGCACAATTTGGGAGGAGTTTCTACTTTAGATAAAATTTCAACTGCTTTAGAAAATTTAACTAAATCTTCTACATCTTCAGATGTTCAAAGTGCAACAAAAGTAGGAGTGGATTTCA is from Gillisia sp. Hel1_33_143 and encodes:
- a CDS encoding DUF302 domain-containing protein yields the protein MYKYLILTVFIGIFGSCSNTDDTDDVITQTEAPNVVGTKYAVSKNNFMETYSTFLESLNSNDAITIVAEVDHSSNASSIGSVLNPIRIVFFGNPALGTPLMQKNQLAGLDLPQKVLFIQNSADSVYVIYNSAQYLESRHNLGGVSTLDKISTALENLTKSSTSSDVQSATKVGVDFKEGVISKESAQNFETTYNTLLNSISTNDNLKVIAQLDHQANAAKVSLELRPTKVIIFGNPNLGTPLMQDKQAIGLDLPQKMLVWEAEDGTVNISYNDPSYLAKRHQIEGKVDVINQITEALNKLSDAAAGL